A window of the Dunckerocampus dactyliophorus isolate RoL2022-P2 chromosome 19, RoL_Ddac_1.1, whole genome shotgun sequence genome harbors these coding sequences:
- the msraa gene encoding mitochondrial peptide methionine sulfoxide reductase isoform X3 → MMMMMREREEEAKHDVNGNRTTPPFPEDAHMVMFGMGCFWGAERKLWRQKGVYSTQVGYAGGYTPNPTYKEVCSGMTGHAEVVRVVFHPNQISFASLLKVFWESHDPTQGMRQGNDVGTTYRSAIYAYTQQQLEEALASRDQYQKALTEEGFGIITTEIAEGKDFYYAEDYHQQYLSKNPDGYCGLGSTGVSCPIGIKEKA, encoded by the exons atgatgatgatgatgagagaaagagaggaggAAG CCAAACACGACGTGAATGGTAACAGGACCACGCCACCTTTCCCAGAAGACGCACACATGGTCATGTTTG GCATGGGCTGCTTCTGGGGGGCGGAGAGGAAGTTATGGAGGCAGAAAGGAGTTTATTCCACTCAGGTGGGCTACGCCGGAGGGTACACACCCAACCCTACCTACAAGGAAGTGTGCTCAG GTATGACAGGCCATGCTGAGGTGGTCAGAGTGGTCTTCCATCCAAACCAGATCTCCTTCGCCAGCCTGCTCAAAGTCTTCTGGGAAAGCCATGATCCCACTCAAG gcaTGCGTCAGGGCAACGACGTGGGGACGACATACCGCTCTGCCATCTACGCctacacacagcagcagctggaGGAGGCGCTGGCGTCCCGAGATCAGTACCAGAAG gctcTGACTGAGGAAGGTTTTGGAATCATCACAACAGAGATTGCAGAGGGCAAAGACTTTTACTACGCTGAGGACTACCACCAGCAGTACCTGAGTAAAAACCCAGATGGCTACTGTGGGCTGGGCTCCACAGGAGTCTCCTGTCCAATAGGAATCAAGGAGAAGGCGTAG
- the msraa gene encoding mitochondrial peptide methionine sulfoxide reductase isoform X2: protein MVSSSSKLRLVWRHLVNNRMGDMASKAKMPSPEAALPGRTEAIRVSAKHDVNGNRTTPPFPEDAHMVMFGMGCFWGAERKLWRQKGVYSTQVGYAGGYTPNPTYKEVCSGMTGHAEVVRVVFHPNQISFASLLKVFWESHDPTQGMRQGNDVGTTYRSAIYAYTQQQLEEALASRDQYQKVPEGITFISSSSRPQPPNTLIRAFGSD, encoded by the exons ATGGTCTCGTCTTCCTCCAAGCTCCGTCTAGTGTGGCGACATTTAGTCAACAATCGAATGGGAGACATGGCCTCCAAAGCTAAAATGCCAAGCCCAGAAGCAGCGTTGCCTGGCCGGACTGAAGCTATTAGAGTGTCTG CCAAACACGACGTGAATGGTAACAGGACCACGCCACCTTTCCCAGAAGACGCACACATGGTCATGTTTG GCATGGGCTGCTTCTGGGGGGCGGAGAGGAAGTTATGGAGGCAGAAAGGAGTTTATTCCACTCAGGTGGGCTACGCCGGAGGGTACACACCCAACCCTACCTACAAGGAAGTGTGCTCAG GTATGACAGGCCATGCTGAGGTGGTCAGAGTGGTCTTCCATCCAAACCAGATCTCCTTCGCCAGCCTGCTCAAAGTCTTCTGGGAAAGCCATGATCCCACTCAAG gcaTGCGTCAGGGCAACGACGTGGGGACGACATACCGCTCTGCCATCTACGCctacacacagcagcagctggaGGAGGCGCTGGCGTCCCGAGATCAGTACCAGAAGGTACCGGAAGGCATCACCTTCATCTCTTCATCTTCACGCCCCCAGCCTCCAAACACACTCATCCGTGCTTTTG gctcTGACTGA
- the msraa gene encoding mitochondrial peptide methionine sulfoxide reductase isoform X4 yields the protein MVMFGMGCFWGAERKLWRQKGVYSTQVGYAGGYTPNPTYKEVCSGMTGHAEVVRVVFHPNQISFASLLKVFWESHDPTQGMRQGNDVGTTYRSAIYAYTQQQLEEALASRDQYQKALTEEGFGIITTEIAEGKDFYYAEDYHQQYLSKNPDGYCGLGSTGVSCPIGIKEKA from the exons ATGGTCATGTTTG GCATGGGCTGCTTCTGGGGGGCGGAGAGGAAGTTATGGAGGCAGAAAGGAGTTTATTCCACTCAGGTGGGCTACGCCGGAGGGTACACACCCAACCCTACCTACAAGGAAGTGTGCTCAG GTATGACAGGCCATGCTGAGGTGGTCAGAGTGGTCTTCCATCCAAACCAGATCTCCTTCGCCAGCCTGCTCAAAGTCTTCTGGGAAAGCCATGATCCCACTCAAG gcaTGCGTCAGGGCAACGACGTGGGGACGACATACCGCTCTGCCATCTACGCctacacacagcagcagctggaGGAGGCGCTGGCGTCCCGAGATCAGTACCAGAAG gctcTGACTGAGGAAGGTTTTGGAATCATCACAACAGAGATTGCAGAGGGCAAAGACTTTTACTACGCTGAGGACTACCACCAGCAGTACCTGAGTAAAAACCCAGATGGCTACTGTGGGCTGGGCTCCACAGGAGTCTCCTGTCCAATAGGAATCAAGGAGAAGGCGTAG
- the LOC129172601 gene encoding 12-(S)-hydroxy-5,8,10,14-eicosatetraenoic acid receptor-like: protein MGVIDPKVDHCNVSSNATYNILSWIVAGQFALGLPLNLSVLYIFIFRFKFWKNKSVFLFNIVVADFLLVVCLPAKAYHYQMGQRRSPNYVMCKTMLFMLFLNRGASIAFLVMLSIDRYFNVVHLGRRNFVKVLKRSPQISVVIWLLLLPLTIPTMLNTFECCNSHGRTHETFYHDLTDTFRELVFFTQILIPFIVLVYCTVRIVHRLRKKTVGDQRKLRRATCVVMSVVALFSVCFLPSTIARAVLLAARLTRPEMENLAAQVYDSLMVLSNLDCLLDPLVYCFCYSGFKDAYLATFCPTFLQKRLLKSEFDSRTGTTTTTTTTSGARTICLPMIEK, encoded by the exons ATGGGGGTCATAGACCCCAAAGTGGACCACTGCAATGTCAGCAGCAACGCCACGTACAACATTCTGTCCTGGATCGTGGCTGGCCAGTTTGCGCTGGGTCTGCCTCTCAACCTGTCTGTCCTCTACATCTTCATCTTCAG GTTCAAGTTCTGGAAGAACAAGAGCGTCTTCCTTTTCAACATTGTGGTGGCAGATTTCCTGCTGGTGGTGTGTCTTCCTGCCAAGGCCTACCACTACCAGATGGGCCAGCGGCGCAGTCCCAACTACGTCATGTGCAAGACCATGCTCTTCATGCTCTTCCTCAACCGCGGCGCCAGCATCGCCTTCCTGGTCATGCTGTCCATCGACCGCTACTTCAACGTGGTCCACCTGGGCAGGAGGAACTTTGTCAAAGTGCTGAAGAGGTCCCCCCAAATCTCGGTGGTCATCTGGCTACTCCTGCTGCCCCTCACCATCCCCACCATGCTCAACACCTTCGAGTGCTGTAACAGCCACGGCCGAACCCACGAGACATTCTACCACGACTTGACGGACACATTCAGAGAG TTGGTCTTCTTCACCCAAATCCTAATACCCTTCATCGTCCTGGTCTACTGCACGGTGCGCATCGTCCACCGGCTGAGAAAGAAGACAGTGGGTGACCAGCGCAAACTGAGGAGAGCCACGTGCGTGGTCATGTCCGTGGTGGCGCTCTTCTCTGTCTGCTTCTTGCCGTCCACCATTGCCCGGGCGGTGCTGCTGGCGGCACGGCTGACGAGGCCGGAAATGGAGAATCTAGCGGCTCAGGTGTACGACAGCCTCATGGTTCTGTCCAACTTAGACTGCCTGCTGGACCCACTGGTCTACTGCTTCTGTTACTCTGGCTTCAAGGACGCCTACCTGGCCACTTTCTGTCCCACTTTCCTGCAGAAGAGGCTGCTGAAATCAGAGTTTGACTCAAGAACGGGAACAACAACGACCACCACCACAACCTCTGGAGCGAGAACGATTTGTTTGCCAATGATTGAGAAATGA
- the msraa gene encoding mitochondrial peptide methionine sulfoxide reductase isoform X1: MVSSSSKLRLVWRHLVNNRMGDMASKAKMPSPEAALPGRTEAIRVSAKHDVNGNRTTPPFPEDAHMVMFGMGCFWGAERKLWRQKGVYSTQVGYAGGYTPNPTYKEVCSGMTGHAEVVRVVFHPNQISFASLLKVFWESHDPTQGMRQGNDVGTTYRSAIYAYTQQQLEEALASRDQYQKALTEEGFGIITTEIAEGKDFYYAEDYHQQYLSKNPDGYCGLGSTGVSCPIGIKEKA, translated from the exons ATGGTCTCGTCTTCCTCCAAGCTCCGTCTAGTGTGGCGACATTTAGTCAACAATCGAATGGGAGACATGGCCTCCAAAGCTAAAATGCCAAGCCCAGAAGCAGCGTTGCCTGGCCGGACTGAAGCTATTAGAGTGTCTG CCAAACACGACGTGAATGGTAACAGGACCACGCCACCTTTCCCAGAAGACGCACACATGGTCATGTTTG GCATGGGCTGCTTCTGGGGGGCGGAGAGGAAGTTATGGAGGCAGAAAGGAGTTTATTCCACTCAGGTGGGCTACGCCGGAGGGTACACACCCAACCCTACCTACAAGGAAGTGTGCTCAG GTATGACAGGCCATGCTGAGGTGGTCAGAGTGGTCTTCCATCCAAACCAGATCTCCTTCGCCAGCCTGCTCAAAGTCTTCTGGGAAAGCCATGATCCCACTCAAG gcaTGCGTCAGGGCAACGACGTGGGGACGACATACCGCTCTGCCATCTACGCctacacacagcagcagctggaGGAGGCGCTGGCGTCCCGAGATCAGTACCAGAAG gctcTGACTGAGGAAGGTTTTGGAATCATCACAACAGAGATTGCAGAGGGCAAAGACTTTTACTACGCTGAGGACTACCACCAGCAGTACCTGAGTAAAAACCCAGATGGCTACTGTGGGCTGGGCTCCACAGGAGTCTCCTGTCCAATAGGAATCAAGGAGAAGGCGTAG